AATTGAAATTTTAAAAATTTTATAGTAGGTTTGGTATTGTTTAAATAAACTTTGTTCCGTTTTGCGGCCAGTTGTTCGACTTTTTCTGTTGGTAGTTGATGCGGACCGTTTCTTTAAGCCCAGATTTATAGAATTAACTTTGTGACTCCTAAATTATGAATACTTCACAAGGGTATTAAGGTATAGGCTTCGCAATAAATTAGTACACAACAAATATTTTTATTAATGAAAACCGGAAAAGTTAAATGGTTTAATGCCCAAAAAGGATTTGGGTTTATCATTCAAGAGGATGGAACCGACATTTTTGTTCACTTTAAAGATGTGCATGGAGGGATTGATGCCATAAGAGATAATGATGATGTTGAGTTTGAAGTTGCTGATGGCAGAAAAGGTCAACAAGCAGTAAATGTAAAGAAAGTTTAATATATATATTATTTTTTCTTAGTCTTCAGAAACAGCCTAACTTATGTTAGGCTGTTTTGTAATAAGTACTATAAGTTTCCTCTTTTTTCCTGCTCGCGTTCGAGTGCTTCGAACAGCGCTTTGAAATTTCCTGCTCCAAAGCTCTGCGCTCCCTTTCTTTGAATAATTTCGAAGAATAGGGTAGGTCTATCCTGAAGAGGTTTAGTAAATATTTGTAACAGATACCCTTCTTCATCTTTGTCTACCAATATACCTAAAGCTTGTAATGATTCGATTTCCTCATCTATTTTACCAACCCGGCTTGGCAACATTTCATAATATGATGTGGGGGGAGGGCTTAGAAACTCAACACCATTTTCTTTTAATCGCTTCACCGTATATAAAATGTCTTTGGTTGCGAGTGCAGCGTGTTGTACACCTTCTCCTTCATAAAATTCCAGGTATTCTTCGATTTGTGATTTTTTAATACCCTCTGCCGGTTCGTTGATAGGAAATTTAACATAGCCATTCCCATTGCTCATTACCTTGCTCATCAACGCTGAATATTCCGTGTTGATTTGTTTGTCATCAAAAGACAGAATATTTACAAAGCCCATCACTTCTTCATACCATTTAACTGTTTCATTCATTCTATTCCAGCCTACGTTACCCACGCAGTGATCGATATATAGTAAACCGCTTTCAAATGGTTGATAATCGCTTTTCCATGGCGTAAATCCCGGCATAAAGGTCCCAGTATAATTTTTTCTTTCAACAAAGAGGTGTACGGTTTCTCCATAAGTATAAATTCCTGCTGTTTTTACTTCACCATATCCGTCTGTACGGGTTTCTAGTGCCTGATAGGATTTGGCACCTCTTTTTATCGTCTCTCCATATGATTTTTGGGCATCATCTACCCATAATGCTAACACTTTCACCCCGTCGCCATGTTTTCTGATATGATCGGATATTGGATGATCAGATCGAAGGGCTGATGTTAATACCAATCGTATTTTACCTTGTTTCAATACATAAGACACCCGGTCACGTACGCCAGTTTCCGGTCCGGCATAAGCCTCTGATTGAAAGCCAAATGCTGTTTTATAATAGTGTGCCGCTTGTTTGGCATTTCCTACATAAAACTCTATAAAGTCTGTTCCATTAATAGGTAAGAAGTCTTGCGCTTTTGCTATTTTCTCAGCAAATGTTGGTGTATTCATATCTTTTTTATCTTTATTATTTCACTTGCATGGTCTACCGTATGTCCAACCCATGTATCTAATGTTCGTTCCAGGATTTAAAGTATTTAGGGTCTTCGATTGCAATAGCTTCCGCGGTTAACATCAATGGTCGGAAAGGGTCTATCATAACGGCTAATTCTTTTGTTTTTTGCTGCCCAATGCTTTTTTCCACTGTTCCCGGATGTGGTCCGTGGGGTATTCCAGCTGGATGTAAGGTGATTTGTCCGCGAGATACCGATTTTCGGCTCATAAAATCACTGTCTACATAATACAGTACCTCATCTGAATCGACATTGCTATGATTATAGGGAGCAGGAATGGATTGGGGATGGTAGTCGTACATTCTCGGACAAAAACTGCATAAGACGAAGTTGTCGGCTTCAAAAGTTTGATGTACCGGGGGCGGTTGATGTAGTCGACCGGTAATTGGTTCAAAATCGTGAATAGAAAATGCCCAGGGATAATGGTAACCGTCCCAACCAACAAAATCAAATGGATGTGTTCCATAGACATAGGGGTATATATGGTCTTGCTTTTTTATGAAGACCTCAAAATCTCCCATTTCATCATGTGTTTCCAGATTCTGTGGCCTGCGAATATCCCGCTCACAATAGGGTGCATGCTCCATAAGTTGTCCAAATTCATTCCTATACCGTTTTGGTATACGTATTGGGCTGAACGATTCAACAATGAATAAACGATTTTCCGTATTATTAAAAACTAATTGATAAATAATTCCCCTAGGTATTATGAGGTAATCGCCATACGAAAATGGGATCTCACCGTAGCCGGTTTTTAATATGCCACTACCTTCATGTATGAAAATAATTTCGTCAGCTTGGCTGTTTTTATAAAAATAGCTATGCATGGATTGCTGAGGGGCCGCTAAAGAAATATAGAGATCATTATTAACCAGTACTGGTTTTCTGCTTTCTAGGTAATCTCCTGCTGGCTTTATTTCAAAACCTTTTAAGCTGGTATGTTTTAAATGTTTTTCGCGTGCTATTTTCGGAGCTATGGGTTGAGCCTCGCCAATATGTTTTACCATGGTAGGTGGATGGCAGTGATATACCAAAGAATACATACTGGAGAAACCATGGGTGGATACCAGTTCCTCCGCATAGAGTTTGCCATTGGGTTTCCGAAAAACAGTATGTCGTTTAGTAGGTATATTCCCTGCTTGATGATATATAGGCATAATGAATTAGTTTTTAGTGTTTAACTTGTCTAAAGGTGTAAAAATTGGTAAAGAAAACGTTTGTTAATGAAGCAAACTAATGAGCAAAAATGTTAGTATTGTGCAAATACAATCTTTGCCAGCAAAGCTCTTGTAAACAGTGATTTGCCGATGCTTTTATTGCCAGATAATATGTTTACAATGGTAAGCATACGCGAGGTTTTAATGGTTTTTACAAATTTAATAAAAATGGTGCTTAAAAAAGGTAGTTTATTGTAAAAATCATAGATTTGAAAAACAAACGACCAGCGAATATAAAAGTCTGATAAATGAAAATAGTTTCTTTTCTGCTTGATAAACATTATCGTATCGGCTTATATACTATAAATGGTATATATGATTTAAATGCATGTAATTATCAAATTATGGCTAATATGAACGATTTTTTGATGGGAGGAGAGCGAATGATGGATGCAGCCAGGCGCGTGGAAGAACAGATTCTTCAAGATCCGGCCCGCTTTCCAAGTGTAGACGTAGCGTGTCTATCAGCTCCTGTACCATACCCATCTTCAGTACGCGATGCTTACGCTTTCAGACAACATGTGCAAACTTCTAGGTCAAATCGTGGCTTGGACATGATTCCTGAATTTGATCAGTTTCCTGTGTTTTATTTTTCCAATCATCAGGCAGTTTATGGTCAGGGTGATATCTTTTGTATGCCAGATCATTTTCAAAAGCTGGATTTCGAGTTAGAAATAGCTGTTGTTTTAAATAAGAAAGGACGTAATATCAGTGCGCAGGATGCTGGGGAGCATATTGCCGGTTACATGATCATGAACGATTTTAGCGCTCGTTCTTTACAAATGGAAGAAATGAAGCTTAGTTTAGGGCCGGCAAAAGGGAAAGATTTTGCTACCACCTTTGGGCCTTGGCTCGTAACGCCAGATGAATTGGCACCCTATTTATTGGACACTCCTTTAGGACATGAAGGAGAGCTCTTTGATCTTCGTATGACCGCCGCGTTAAACGGAGAACAGATTTCGAACGGTAACATGTGTGATATGCAGTGGACCTTTGCCGAAATTATTGAACGTTGTTCTTATGGAGCAACACTTTTTCCTGGTGATATTATAGGTTCAGGAACTGTGGGAACGGGTTGTTTACTCGAAATTAATGGAACGGCCAAGCGTGCGAATCCGGATTATAAGGAACAGTGGTTATGTCCGAATGATACGGTAACCTTGGAGGTGACCGGATTGGGAGTCTTGACCAATACAATTGTGTCAGAAGATAATACTTTGCGAATATTCAAAAAAAAAGAATAAATAATGACGATAAAAACATTAACACCATCTTCAGTGGCGTTTGAACATATATTAAAACATGCTGTGGCTCCGCGGCCTATCTGTTTCGCAAGCACAATTGATAAGGAAGGAAATATAAATTTGAGCCCCTTTAGCTATTTTAATATTGTGAGTCATAATCCGGCGATCTGTGTTTTTTCTCCACTGAGACGCATGCGTGATGGTACAACTAAACACACATTGGAAAATATAAAAGAGGTGCCTGAAGTGGTTATCAATATTGTGAATTATAATTTAGTGCAACAACAGTCGCTAGCCAGTACAGAATATGGAAAAGGTATTGATGAATTCGTGAAAGCGGGGTTAACGCCGATACCTGCTACTATGATTAGACCACCAAGGGTAGCTGAATCACCAGTACAATTGGAGTGCAAGGTAAAGGATGTTATATCTTTTGGAGATACACCTGGAGCCGGTAATATGGTGTTGGCTGAAGTTCTTTTGATGCATATCAAGGAAGAAGTATTCGGCGAAGATGGTGAGATAGATCAAGCGAAGTTAGATTTGGTGGCAAGGCTTGGTGGTGATTGGTACTGCCGTGTTGACCGGCAAAATTTATTTGAAGTGGCAAAGCCTTTGAGAAAACTTGGAATTGGCGTCGATCAAGTTCCTCGACAGATTCGCCAATCGACCGTGTTAACAGGAAACCATTTGGGACAATTGGGAAATATAGAACAACTACCAAATGAGCAACAGGTAGACGCACTGAGACTTGAACCTGAGATTAGGGATTTATTGAACGCATTTATCGGCGACCGCGCGACCTTAGAAATTCATTTACATCGCAAGGCCGCTGAGCTACTAGACGTAGGAGATGTTGAAAAAGCCTGGAAAGTGTTACTGTTGTAAATAATTAATGAGTGGAATAGTTATTTCTTGCAGCTAGCTGTAAGCCATCGTGTATCAACTTGGATAACGTGGTTTCCTGAGTAGCTTTGGTGAGTAAATAATGTTTGATGTCATGAGCTATTTCGTGAAGCTCGTCATGTTTCAAAAGTAGTTCTAAAATTTCTAATGGACATAACCACTCTTTCGGATAGTGCGTTGACAATTTTTCCCAAATGACCGGTAGTTGATCAATAGGAGATTTATTTGTGCGGATATCTCTTACATGCTGATAAAGCTGATGGAGGGCTTGTGTTTCTTTTGAGTAATTAGGGGAAGGGATGATGGTTTGCGTCGGTATGATGGTTTCTTCATAAGCATTTTTATCGGCAGCGCCGCAAAAGACAGAAACGATCTTTTCACCAACCGCCATCTCATAATCACCCCATTCGGGCCTAAAATAGACCGCCTCATCCGTTATATTTCGAACAGTGCATTGGGATAAGGAAATCAATACTATCTTACCATACCTGTATAGTATGTTTTTAACTATACCAGACACCTTAATGCCCGAAGTAAACTCCAGCTGTACTTCTTGATTCTTTATAATGCCAGTAGATTGCAGTAACTCATCGGTAAAATCTTCCAACGAAATCTCATGATCCACGAGCTTGCCGACAGGTGAACCAAAACCACTGCTATGTCGTTCTTTTGCATGACCGTTAATTTGCTTATTATTGACTGCCAGTGCAGTTGGACCTTTAGTTTGCACATAAGTAAGGCTGTGCTGGTTGTTAGCACTTACAAATATTCCCGAGATCTGCAAACCGGAACTATAAACTACCGTACAAACATTCTTACATTCGATTGCTTTTTCTACACTTTCTTTTCCGCCAACCCTAAAAGCCATCGTATTGGCAAAATTATTAAGAACATCCAGCAGGTGTTCAAAACTTGGTGTTACAAACAATTGGGGTTGGGGCTTGGTAATATCATAAGGATAATTTACGGTATTCAAATTATATGGAAGTTTCTTTACATCAGCTCGCATGCACGATACACTTTCCCCAATGGATGAAAGCAGACCGGCACCATATATTTTGGGATTTTCCAATGTGCCTATCAAGCCGTATTCCACTGTCCACCAATGGAGTCTACTAAGCAACGCCATTTCGGAAGGTTCTCCCATATGCTGCTGTACGTCTATGAGATGGTCTTCAGCCTCTTTTATTTCCCGGTCGGTAGCATTTGCCTGTTCCTTTAAGATGGATAATTTCCTAATGGCCTCGTATTGCTGGAAATCTTTAAAGGAGAACATGGCTTTTGCCCCTACTTTGCCAAAGTAATTTAAGTATTCTGCGTATGCTTTTTCCGCTATAATCGGCGCGTGGCCAGACGACTCATGAATGATGTCGGGTGCCGGAGTATATGCAATATGTTCCAGTTGTCTGATATCCGCGGCTATGACCAATACATGATAGGCTTGAAACTCCATAAAGGTTACGGGTGGAATAAATCCATCAACCGTAACTGCTCCCCATCCAATTTGTTGAAGATGATCATTCATTTGCTGTAAATGAGGTATTTCCTCAATGCTTATACCTGCTTT
This Olivibacter sp. SDN3 DNA region includes the following protein-coding sequences:
- the hppD gene encoding 4-hydroxyphenylpyruvate dioxygenase, with the translated sequence MNTPTFAEKIAKAQDFLPINGTDFIEFYVGNAKQAAHYYKTAFGFQSEAYAGPETGVRDRVSYVLKQGKIRLVLTSALRSDHPISDHIRKHGDGVKVLALWVDDAQKSYGETIKRGAKSYQALETRTDGYGEVKTAGIYTYGETVHLFVERKNYTGTFMPGFTPWKSDYQPFESGLLYIDHCVGNVGWNRMNETVKWYEEVMGFVNILSFDDKQINTEYSALMSKVMSNGNGYVKFPINEPAEGIKKSQIEEYLEFYEGEGVQHAALATKDILYTVKRLKENGVEFLSPPPTSYYEMLPSRVGKIDEEIESLQALGILVDKDEEGYLLQIFTKPLQDRPTLFFEIIQRKGAQSFGAGNFKALFEALEREQEKRGNL
- a CDS encoding homogentisate 1,2-dioxygenase; translation: MPIYHQAGNIPTKRHTVFRKPNGKLYAEELVSTHGFSSMYSLVYHCHPPTMVKHIGEAQPIAPKIAREKHLKHTSLKGFEIKPAGDYLESRKPVLVNNDLYISLAAPQQSMHSYFYKNSQADEIIFIHEGSGILKTGYGEIPFSYGDYLIIPRGIIYQLVFNNTENRLFIVESFSPIRIPKRYRNEFGQLMEHAPYCERDIRRPQNLETHDEMGDFEVFIKKQDHIYPYVYGTHPFDFVGWDGYHYPWAFSIHDFEPITGRLHQPPPVHQTFEADNFVLCSFCPRMYDYHPQSIPAPYNHSNVDSDEVLYYVDSDFMSRKSVSRGQITLHPAGIPHGPHPGTVEKSIGQQKTKELAVMIDPFRPLMLTAEAIAIEDPKYFKSWNEH
- a CDS encoding cold-shock protein, which produces MKTGKVKWFNAQKGFGFIIQEDGTDIFVHFKDVHGGIDAIRDNDDVEFEVADGRKGQQAVNVKKV
- a CDS encoding aromatic amino acid hydroxylase, coding for MNTYGNPILEQLPNHLKQYVVDQHYERYTPVDQAVWRYVMRQNYSYLKDVAYYPYIPGLRKAGISIEEIPHLQQMNDHLQQIGWGAVTVDGFIPPVTFMEFQAYHVLVIAADIRQLEHIAYTPAPDIIHESSGHAPIIAEKAYAEYLNYFGKVGAKAMFSFKDFQQYEAIRKLSILKEQANATDREIKEAEDHLIDVQQHMGEPSEMALLSRLHWWTVEYGLIGTLENPKIYGAGLLSSIGESVSCMRADVKKLPYNLNTVNYPYDITKPQPQLFVTPSFEHLLDVLNNFANTMAFRVGGKESVEKAIECKNVCTVVYSSGLQISGIFVSANNQHSLTYVQTKGPTALAVNNKQINGHAKERHSSGFGSPVGKLVDHEISLEDFTDELLQSTGIIKNQEVQLEFTSGIKVSGIVKNILYRYGKIVLISLSQCTVRNITDEAVYFRPEWGDYEMAVGEKIVSVFCGAADKNAYEETIIPTQTIIPSPNYSKETQALHQLYQHVRDIRTNKSPIDQLPVIWEKLSTHYPKEWLCPLEILELLLKHDELHEIAHDIKHYLLTKATQETTLSKLIHDGLQLAARNNYSTH
- a CDS encoding fumarylacetoacetate hydrolase family protein is translated as MKIVSFLLDKHYRIGLYTINGIYDLNACNYQIMANMNDFLMGGERMMDAARRVEEQILQDPARFPSVDVACLSAPVPYPSSVRDAYAFRQHVQTSRSNRGLDMIPEFDQFPVFYFSNHQAVYGQGDIFCMPDHFQKLDFELEIAVVLNKKGRNISAQDAGEHIAGYMIMNDFSARSLQMEEMKLSLGPAKGKDFATTFGPWLVTPDELAPYLLDTPLGHEGELFDLRMTAALNGEQISNGNMCDMQWTFAEIIERCSYGATLFPGDIIGSGTVGTGCLLEINGTAKRANPDYKEQWLCPNDTVTLEVTGLGVLTNTIVSEDNTLRIFKKKE
- a CDS encoding flavin reductase family protein, which translates into the protein MTIKTLTPSSVAFEHILKHAVAPRPICFASTIDKEGNINLSPFSYFNIVSHNPAICVFSPLRRMRDGTTKHTLENIKEVPEVVINIVNYNLVQQQSLASTEYGKGIDEFVKAGLTPIPATMIRPPRVAESPVQLECKVKDVISFGDTPGAGNMVLAEVLLMHIKEEVFGEDGEIDQAKLDLVARLGGDWYCRVDRQNLFEVAKPLRKLGIGVDQVPRQIRQSTVLTGNHLGQLGNIEQLPNEQQVDALRLEPEIRDLLNAFIGDRATLEIHLHRKAAELLDVGDVEKAWKVLLL